The DNA window AGTAGTAGGTAAAGAAATTGTGCGTTTCCACGTTATTTACTGGCCGATACTACTTATGGCATTAGATTTACCATTACCTAAAAAAATCTTTGCTCATGGTTGGTTATTAATGAAAGATGGTAAAATGAGTAAGTCTAAAGGTAATGTAGTTGATCCTTATATGTTAATAGAGCGTTATGGATTAGATTCAGCGCGTTATTACTTACTGCGTGAAGTTCCATTTGGACAAGATGGAATATTCACACCTGAAAGTTTCATTGACAGAATTAACTCAGATTTATCAAATGATTTAGGAAACCTATTAAATAGAACTATTTCTATGATCAATAAGTACTGTGGTGGAGTAATTCCAAAATTTGTTGAACCAACAACAGAATTTGATAGAGAACTAATAGCTTTATCAAAAGAAGTTATTGCAGAATATGAAGAGTATATGGAAAATATGCAGTTTTCTAAAGCTTTAGAATCAGTTTGGAAATTCATTTCTAGGACTAACAAATATATTGATCAAACTACACCTTGGATTTTAGCAAAAGATGAAGAGAATCAACCTGAATTAGATAAGGTTATGAACTACTTAGCGGAAAGTCTTCGTATTGCTACAATTTTAATAGCACCAGCTTTAACAAAAGCACCAACAGAAATTGCTAAACAATTAGGAATTAGAGAAGACTTATTAGTGTTTGAATCTGCTAAAACTTTTGGAGTGTTTGATGGAACTGTAAAAGTTGTAGAAAAACCAACTCCAATTTTCCCAAGATTTGATAAAGAGGTTGAAGTTGAGTATATTAAAGAACAAATGTCACCTAAGGCACTTGAGAACTTAGAAACAGAATCTAAAGAAGAAAATGAAGATACTTATGTTGAGCTTGCTGAAGAAATCACAATTGATAAATTCTTTGAGACTTCATTAAGAGTAGCAGAAGTATTAGAATGTGAAAAAGTTAAGAAAAGTTCGAAATTATTGAAATTTAAACTTGATCTAGGAAATCACCAAAGACAAATAGTTTCTGGTATCGCTAAATACTATGATCCAGCAGAATTAGTAGGTAAAAAAGTAGCTGTGGTAGCTAACTTAAAACCAGTTAAACTATGTGGTGAATTAAGTGAAGGAATGATTTTATCAGCAGAAAAAGATGGTATCTTACGAGTAGTTGAAATTAATGCTGAAATTCCTAACGGAGCAGAAATTAGATAATAAAAAAAAGAGAATTTAGTGAAAACTATATTCTCTTTTTTAGGGAATTTAAACAATTTATATGTACAAAATAATCCACCTGGGGATTTCCTCAGGTGGATTAAATTAATTATCTTGTTGTTCTTTGGTTGCTTTGAG is part of the Gemella haemolysans ATCC 10379 genome and encodes:
- the metG gene encoding methionine--tRNA ligase; protein product: MTKKTFYVTTPIYYPSGNLHIGHAYTTVACDALTRYKKLSGYDTYFLTGTDEHGQKIQQKAQEKGISEQAYVDEMIKDIKKLWEAMDINYSKFIRTTDDYHETAVAEIFDKLVEKGDIYLGEYKGWYSISDEEYFTETQLQEVFRDEEGNMIGGIAPSGNEVKLVSEECYFFKMSKYADRLVKYYDEHPEFILPESRKNEMLNNFIKPGLEDLAVTRTTFDWGVKVKSNPKHVVYVWIDALVNYITALGYATGGSEELFNKYWPADVQVVGKEIVRFHVIYWPILLMALDLPLPKKIFAHGWLLMKDGKMSKSKGNVVDPYMLIERYGLDSARYYLLREVPFGQDGIFTPESFIDRINSDLSNDLGNLLNRTISMINKYCGGVIPKFVEPTTEFDRELIALSKEVIAEYEEYMENMQFSKALESVWKFISRTNKYIDQTTPWILAKDEENQPELDKVMNYLAESLRIATILIAPALTKAPTEIAKQLGIREDLLVFESAKTFGVFDGTVKVVEKPTPIFPRFDKEVEVEYIKEQMSPKALENLETESKEENEDTYVELAEEITIDKFFETSLRVAEVLECEKVKKSSKLLKFKLDLGNHQRQIVSGIAKYYDPAELVGKKVAVVANLKPVKLCGELSEGMILSAEKDGILRVVEINAEIPNGAEIR